Proteins from one Salmo salar chromosome ssa29, Ssal_v3.1, whole genome shotgun sequence genomic window:
- the LOC106590244 gene encoding uncharacterized protein gives MTINTLAKRLLSPSVLMAGEIRRIAALIERDQELITYIKHKFTTIDFKKEHSYLPEKVVTRSDTKYVLIQNGQAKKNYDRRQEMLKKGFFSPLNKPYKTVGMLYSDNVDLFSTWLTSEDQESLKTHWDRKFGKKSGGGVISSKFSQEKAKKENVTAPPMESPTLDGFLQLKHCVREMASIRRALHAGRPLICYLRDQDKQPSLMIPCHRAVSADKETVPPTPMTMNQQALDPEEEENLQRIQYRKQKLFSEKLQWIYMVLCGISHMRNKDLKTLVPLNSSYVNVIMKDTEKTNIILKQSHSYYNPPVNATGRLVSLAPDDCHSGTPDVWDTFIGHQDAAEPSKITTIRTTGYKALQSGARRKVGQREPDGDGDIPPWLLLLLDENTSLEKKTVKPRVDQSVKLERAKVQYLNVKKVLNIQIKSGVFEKKKNREGRMRTLFDALMASKTDAGLSSLLASLKSELKEPKSTTGLWFATLQSEATELSGDRDPKYKSTLQKISAFQSFSNKRVPYSKEKFCLLVLSMPANQLLQPAMQEALLFLTEKVLLLLPRQLKQWYQYLKLPFPTTESSSS, from the exons ATGACTATCAACACGCTTGCCAAACG CCTACTGTCCCCCTCCGTCCTCATGGCTGGAGAAATCAGGAGAATAGCTGCTCTTATTGAGAGAGACCAAGAGCTCATCACTTACATCAAGCACAAGTTTACTACCATTGACTTCAAAAAAG AGCACAGCTACTTACCTGAGAAGGTTGTCACCCGCAGTGACACAAAGTATGTCCTCATACAAAATGGCCAGGCCAAGAAGAACtatgacaggagacaggagatgcTCAAAAAAGGCTTTTTCTCCCCTCTTAACAA ACCATACAAAACAGTGGGAATGCTTTACTCTGACAACGTTGATCTCTTCTCAACCTGGTTAACATCAGAGGATCAGGAGTCACTGAAg ACACACTGGGACAGGAAGTTTGGCAAAAAGTCAGGAGGTGGAGTGATCTCCAGCAAATTCTCTCAGGAGAAGGCTAAAAAG GAGAACGTCACAGCCCCTCCAATGGAGAGCCCGACCCTGGATGGCTTCCTCCAGCTGAAGCACTGCGTGAGGGAGATGGCCTCCATTAGACGTGCTCTCCACGCTGGGCGCCCCCTCATATGTTACCTCAGGGACCAG GATAAACAGCCATCGCTAATGATACCATGTCACCGAGCCGTGTCAG CTGATAAAGAGACTGTGCCACCAACCCCCATGACCATGAACCAACAGGCACTGGacccagaggaagaggagaaccTACA GAGGATACAGTACAGGAAGCAGAAGCTGTTCTCAGAGAAACTGCAGTGGATCTACATGGTCCTGTGCGGCATCTCTCACATGAGAAACAAAGACCTGAAGACACTG GTTCCTCTCAACAGCAGCTATGTGAACGTCATCATGAAGGACACAGAGAAGACCAACATCATTCTGAAGCAGTCACACAGCTACTACAACCCTCCAGTGAATGCCACCGGACGTCTGGTGTCTCTGGCCCCCGATGACTGTCACAGCGGCACCCCTGACGTGTGGGACACCTTCATCGGTCACCAGGATGCCGCAG AGCCCTCAAAGATAACCACCATCCGAACCACAGG ATATAAAGCTCTGCAGTCTGGGGCCAGGCGTAAGGTtggccagagagagccagacggCGATGGAGACATACCCCCAtggctactactgctgctggatGAGAACA CATCGCTAGAGAAGAAAACGGTCAA GCCTAGAGTAGACCAGTCAGTCAAGCTGGAGAGAGCCAAGGTCCAATACCTGAATGTGAAGAAGGTTTTAAACATCCAGATCAAGTCAGGAGTGTTTGAAAAGAAAAA GAACCGTGAGGGGAGGATGAGAACTCTTTTCGATGCTCTAATGGCTTCCAAGACCGATGCTGGTCTGTCTTCGCTCCTTGCCTCTCTGAAGAGTGAGCTGAAGGAGCCCAAATCCACCACTGGTCTCTG GTTTGCAACACTGCAGAGTGAGGCCACAGAACTGTCCGGAGACAGAGACCCCAAATATAAGAGCACACTGCAGAAGATCTCAGCGTTTCAAAGCTTCTCCAACAAAAGGGTCCCCTACTCCAAG GAGAAATTCTGTCTCCTGGTCCTCTCCATGCCAGCCAATCAGCTGCTTCAACCAGCCATGCAGGAAGCACTGCTCTTCCTCACCGAGAAAGTCCTGCTGCTGTTGCCGCGGCAACTCAAACAGTGGTACCAGTACCTGAAGCTGCCCTTCCCCACCACggaatcctcctcctcctaa